The Podospora bellae-mahoneyi strain CBS 112042 chromosome 7, whole genome shotgun sequence genomic sequence GTTTCGTCATGGGCATGGCTTTGCGAAATCTATATGGATGGGCTTGGAATGGCATGGGACAGGACTTTGAACAAGGGATTGGCATGGGACAGGACTCTGAACAAGGGATTGGCATGGGTTGAAGATCTCACCTGATTGTATATTATGGGCATCGGATATGCGACAAGGcattgggatgggatgggtaCATCGCCAGGCTAAGGCAGGACGGACATACAAGGGGTGCAAGACAATCTCCAAGAAGGATTGTACGATACATGTACATTATCAGGAAGGTTGGGACAGGTTGGAAGACTTCCCTGCTCAATTAGATAgcattcatcatcatgagGGAAGAGCTCCTCGCTCTGCAAATTTGACATCAAAGATTGTTTAGATTGATCTGGAATACCTACCAAGTTGTGCAATAAATTGACCATAGCAACGCAGCATAGGCGGTATACAAACAAAGGACATGCCCTCCAACGAAAAGGGGGTGGCAAACTCCAATATtccacaaacaaacaagtACACCATGATGCCACCCAACTCCAAAATCATTTCCAATCTATCTGTATACAAAAAAGGCCATGCATGTCATTATAACTATCGTTTTGATAATTAGGACGTATAAAAGCTAGGGTTGCCCCTAACTTGGGACGTCGGGGATCATTGGCAGCATAACAAGTCACCATTCCCCCCCGCGATCCCTCCTCTTGTCGTACACAACTTTTTCACCTCATTAACACCGACACTCTGGGCCACCTTAGAAAGCAAAGATCTGGTCCTCGAGCTTGCTGACGGGCCTGGCCTTCTTGAAGCCAAGAGCCTCCGCAGTCTTCTTGAGGCCGCTGACCATGGGAGGGGGGCCGCAGAGAAGAAGCTTGACATCCTCGGCGGGCTTGGGGAGCCATTTCTGTATAAACCGTTAGCAATTGTTCTTTTTTAGAACGAGTAGAGAAAAAACCTACGGTGATCATATCGCCGGTAACATAGCCAACACCGCCCTGCCAGTCCGCAGGGGGCTTGTCTAAAACGTAGTGCACGCGGAtgcccttgtcctccttggtgaGCGCGTCGAGGTCCTCCTTGAGCAGAATGTCCTCCTTGGTGACGTTGGCAAAGATGAGATCGACCTGGGTGGTGTCGCCAGCCTTGCGGCCGCGGACAATGGCGCGGATGACCTGGAGCATGGGGGTGATACCAGTACCGCCGGCGATCATGCCAAAGTGACGGACCATGTTGGGAGTGTAGACGAAAGCGCCCTTGGGGCCCTTGACGCGGATGGTCTGGCCAACGGCAAGACCGGCCATGTGCTTGGAGATGTTACCGGTAGGGTAGGACTTGATGAGGAGATCGAAGTAGCCGGGCTGGTGGTCACCAGAGACGGGGGTGTAGGAGCGGACGATTTCCTTGGTGGTGCCATCGggctgggggagatgggCGCCGATCGAGATGTGCTGGCCGAtggggaggccgaggatatcggatgggttggggagagcgAAGCGGTAGCTAGAGGGCGTTGGTTAGTTGGTGGCTATTGATGCCGGCGGGCAGGAAGTGGCTTACATGGCTACATTGTGGGAGATGATggtcttctccttgagctcaaACTCCTGGAAGGCATCTGGCTTGAGGACCTTCTTGGGCTCTGCATGGACGTTAGCTAACGCTCCCTAGGAATGGCCAGAGTGTTCCAATGTGACATACGGGTCCGGATGAACTTGATGGCGCCGAGGGCAATGGCGACGAGCACGGCGTAGTGCAGGAACTCGCGCTTCAGAATGGCGGTGCCGAGCACGATGAGACCGGCCGGGATGTATATCCCGTCGACATACTTCTTCGCAAGCAGAGAGTCGGACATGTTGGGCGATTCGGCTGTGTCGATCTGTCTGGCCGTGGACGACAGAAGGTGAGGAGAGGATCTAGAGAGGTGACGCACGAGGTGAGTCCGTCCGCAaccgccaaaaaaaaaggatcAAGACGGGGAGCCGTCAACTGAAAAATGATTTCTCGAGCGTCGAGCGGAACGGGGGTGGGAGACTGAAAGTGGGCCGATTTGGCGCGGGCTGGACCGATTCTGCCCGGGGAGTGGCTTCTGAAAACCGGGGCCCCACCAAATCTACAGCGATGGTGCCGCCTGTGGTTCAACAATTCTGGTACCCCCCGGCTGGTTGACACCTTGTTGGCATCTTGGCAGCGTCGTCGCGTCTTGACGGGGCAGTGACAAAAAGTGACAGGCCAGCTATACTATCTGATAGTAGCGATAACACCGAGTCCTCCGATGGGCGGACGCCATTGTTTAGAAAGGTGAAGCAATGCTTCGTCCGACGCACAACATCAAGGGTCTGCATCTCCTCAGACAGCGCCTCTCAACACCCGGCCCGTCCTTGGCTCCCGCTCAGCGTGTTATTGTCGAACAAGCTTCTGCTTCCTTCGCCAGACGATTTAGCGGTGGAACCTTGAAGAAGCCCCAGAGacaaccccaccatcgcGGCACAGGTGCAACAAGAGATTTACCGGGTAAACACATCCCAGCCATGGGTGAGAATACCGATACACTGGCCCAGGTCGACGCTCCCTTTCCCCTGACAGAGGTCGACAAATGGGTGCTCTCACAGACCGACGAAGAGTTCAAATGCCATGACTGGGACGAGTTATGTGTGATCCTTCGTACGGCTTGCCCATACTGCTCATCTATTTGGTGCCCTGAGACTACTCATCTAACACATGCTCAGAGAACAAcgatctccatcttctcaagAGAAAGCCATCCGATCTTCGGCGGTACATCAAGTGGACTACCGAGACAAAAGCCGAGTATGGCAACATAACCAACTTTCTCATTACCCATCGGCTCCCCAAGGCCTGGGGCAAACCACCCTTCACTCCAGCTTCCAGTATCCCGTTTGAGAACCCATCCGACTACCGCGTTCTCATGAATGACTGGCCCTACGGCTTCGCTCCAGGCATATCTCACATCGTTGTCTGGACACGCACTCCCATTGCCACAGATGATACCGTCGGAGACATGACGCATCAAAGCAGGAAGATCGTGGCCGATTTCATCAAGAGATTCTTCGTAGACCGGCTCGGACCGGGAGGCGAGAAAAAGGTGATTTGGTTCAAGAATTGGGTGGCCCTTCAGAGTGTGCGGACAGTCGATCATGTCCACgtgttggtgagggatgtAGAGCCgcaggtgctggaggagtGGTCAAGGGAGCTCGAATGCCACAAGGCATAAGTATATAATAGAAGTTTCGTCGAGTAGAATTAAGCTGCCGCCCGCCGTTGCTTGCGGTTGCCAACGGCAGGTGCACCGGCATCCGCGCTTCCACCTAGTTGAGCCATTTGCCTAGCAGCACCAAACATGCCATAGCCCTTGTAGAGCCCATAAGCGGGCACGATAGTCCATAGGAACCAAGCCCAGTTTCCGAAAAGAGCCACGAGAATGGCGGCGGCCCAAGTCACCCAGACCACGTCGAACATGTACTCGGTGAGTCCAGCAGCCGCAAGATCCTCTCCGGATGACTTGAGAGccttggtggaggggtcgtATGTCGGACGGCCCGACTTTTCCAAGATGAACTGGCAGACAAAGCTGGGAAGCGAGAGGACGAACCAGGTCAGAAGGGACCGTGACCTGAAGATGAAGTTGAGCAGCAGGAAGAGGCCATTGACGATGAGTGAgccgagatggaggttgttgagcgTTGCCACATTGGACTTGGCTCTATCTTTGCGTGCCTTTTGAGCCATGGTGAGATGCTGTGGTAGTCCAGGCTGAGTTGTCGAATTGGCGTGAGATGTCGTTGACGGTCGACGGTTGAGGAAAGACGTTGAAGTGGGTTTAAGCTCGAGCTAATGCCATTCGTGGCCGATTGCAGGACCCCTGGATGGACCCACACAAAATGAAGTGGCTTGATTCTACACGAAAACTTCGAAGAAAAGCGTTCATTTACATTTGAAGACATATGTGGTCTTTTTGGGGAAATGCAAGCGACACACGGCAGCACTTTATGAGCGGTTAACGCTATGTAAGACGGCGCTCGTCGAAAGAAGCAGCTTCGACGTTGGAAATCACCAAGAACGACTTTCAGGGACCTATGACGGCATCGTGTGGCTAGTTTGGCCCTTGCACGCGACCTCGAAGTACCAGAGCGAGAATCTTAGCCAACTATGCATTTTCATGAAATTTGCTAGGCATAATTATTGGAGACCAACGGCTACGGCTAATTGACTCTGTAGTATTTTTACTTGCTTACAGTCGATAATGAATATGCatgcggcgaggaggggCTGGGAATGTGCAGAAGACATTGACAGCGGTTATGTTGTGGCTGGGTACGGGTGGCTAGAGAGGAGAGAACCCACCGGAAAGGTTGGGTTGCCCGGCAGGTCCAACCGCTGACGGCGCGTAGCCAATGAAGGCTGGTTGCCGCGCCCACCACAACATCGCGAGACCCCCATTCACTTTCTTGTGGTGCTTCCCTCGAGTTCACGGGCACAAGCAGGGTTGAGAAGACCAGCTTGGGGCTGGATGTGCTGGATGACGACAAGCAGCTCTTCATCATTCGAGCCACCGCCTTCCCTTTACGTTTTTGGAAGCCATGCTCTCGGGGGTCCCGATAGAATTTGACGACAGTCCCAGGTTGCTACGTCTTGCGGGCCCGCCATTGTtgccttgttttttttctattGCTCTGCGTCGCCATCACTAACCACACTTCGACACCGCACGAAGCTGGCGACGCTCTTTGGCTCGACATCAGGTATTCGATTATCTGTCGCGATACTCTTAGGAGGCCAATAATCTTTTACTTAAATCACAACAGCTGCATCGACCATCTCTTTCCCGACGCCGCCCTCCCTGCCTATCCATCAAAACACACCCCTCCAACGATTCTTTGTCGCCCACCCCTGGAAAACGTTTACGGCCAGCCTCTCGTTTGACCACCCGATCAAGGCTGCTTCATTCCACCAAGGTGCATCGACGAGGAGCAACGTCGTTTCTTGCGATTCCATGGATCAACGTAGCCGATAGCATCCCTCAATACTACCAGGTCGCATACCCCTATTCGGCGTCGCTGATCCTCACACGATGGCACCTAATAGCGCCACGGTCGCCACATTGCTAAGGCAAACAGTTCACTATCATCTTGACAACTTTGCCTATGACAGCGCCATATTCTTCGCCGAACGCCTGCAGGCCTACGACCCACGCTCCTCCGAATCAGCCTATCTACTATCCCTCTGCCATTTTCGCCTTGGCGATTCCAGATCGGCCTACGAAATCAGCAAGCCACCAGGCCTTCGAGGTGTACACTTGGGATGTGCCTTTATATTTGCGCAGGCCTGTTTTGACCTGGAGAAATACAAGGATGGAATCACAGCtctggagaaggcgagggcaCTGTGGGCTACTAAATGCAGCATCGGAAAACACAGCGCTTCATCAAGATCTCCGTATCCCGACGGCGCGGCGTGCAGCTGTCTTTTAGGAAAGTTATATCGAGCATTggacgacaagaagaaagcgGTACCATGCTTCGAGGAAGCGTTGAAAGCCAACCCTTTGATGTGGGATGCCTTTACCGCGCTTTGCGATATGGGGGTCGACGTCAGGATACCAAATGTTTTCAGGTTTAATGAGCCGTTTGCGCGCAACTTCGACTTGGAAAACGGCACAGCAAGCGAACCGAACGGCCCCGAGCCCCTCCAAAGGAAGGCTGGCATACAATCAACCAGCGAGAGTGATCCATTTGACGCCCCCCGTCCTGCAACGTACCATATGGACCCTTCCAGAAACGACTTATTTACCGAACCTGCCCCTAATGACTTGATGGCCAAGTTTGCTGCGGCCCACTCGAGGTACAATGGCAATCAAGGAAGCAGGAATGGATCGGATGGAATGGAAACCCCAACTGGCTCTGCGCCGGTTGGTGCTCCTGAGCCTCAGGTATCACGATTAGGTCACCCGTCGGAACCACCACAGGCACCAAACCGTCGGACCCGTGGTGCCCAAGCAGTGGAACCTGCCATCTTCGAACCTCCACCAAGACTTGGTGGTTATCGTTTGGGTtcaaagagaagagaaagaacccaagaacaagcagcagATCCATCAACAGATAATTGGTCCAAACCTACCGCGATTTCATCAGTGACCGATAGAAAACGCACAGCATCGGGGCATCCAGTACAGCCACGTCCAGCCAATGGTGAGGAGCCACGGAGGAGTGCGAGACTGAATGTGTTGCCGAGACCACCTGCGTCGAGGGCGAACGCTGGTGCTACGGCTCTGGGGACCACGGCTACCCGAGAACTGAGGAAGGCTAGACCCCCTATTTCTAGGATAGGCCGCCCAGGGGCAGCCGTGGTTGGCAGGGTTGTTAGTGGCAATCGGAAGCCTATTGAGGAAAATGGAATGGATGTCGATCAGGCCGAAGCTCCGCGGTTTAAGGAACCGCCGCCGATGGTGCAAGCGCCACCGCCCAAGATGACGCTTGTTGAACCTGAGCCGGTCAAGATTGACGAAGCATTGAGATGGATTCTAGAGCTCTTGAAAAAGATGGCCACTGGATACCTCCTCTCATCACAATTCCGCTGCAAAGACGCGTTGGCGGCGTTTCTGTCGCTCCCTCGCAGCCACCAAGACACCCCATGGGTGTTGGCCCGGATGGGCAGGGCGCAATATGAGCAGGCAAATTATGCTGAAGCCGAAAAGCTATTCAGACGCCTCCGAATGCTAGCCCCTACTCGCCACGAGGACATGGAGGTATACTCAACAGTCCTCTGGCATCTCAGGAAGGAGACTGATCTATCGTTCCTGGCACACGAACTCGTCGACGCCGTATGGGATTCACCCTATGCCTGGTGCGCCTTGGGCAATGCGTGGTCCCTTGCTTGCGATCACGAGCAGGCGCTGCGTTGTTTCAAGCGTGCGATTCAGCTACACCCCAAATTCGCCTACGCGTACACACTCCAAGGACACGAGCACGTAGAGAATGAGGAATATGACAAGGCCCTTACGGCATATCGACAGGCTATTTCAGCCGACAAGCGGCATTACAATGCCTACTACGGAATCGGGAAGGTGTTTGAAAAGTTGGGCAATTGGGACAAGGCGCTGAGTCATTACAAGGCAGCTTTGGTTATCCACCCAGACCACGCTGTCTTGATTTGTTGCGTGGGAACTGTGCTGCAACGGCAGAAGCAGATCGGCCAGGCGCTTCCTTACTTCTCTCGGGCCGTCGAGCTGGCGCCACGGGCACCGGAAATCCGACACAAGAAAGCCCGGGCTCTCATGGCGACTGGTCAGTTCGAAGAAGCGCAGCAGGAGCTTTTGGTTCTGCGGGATCTTGCGCCGGACAAGGCGCAAGTACACTTTTTGCTTGGCAAACTGTCCAAGTTGCTCGGAGACAAGAAGTTGGCAGTGCGCCACTTCACCATTGCTCTGAGTCTAGATCCCAAGGTAAATTCTCTCCCAATCGTGCATTACTGAGAGCATGACACTGACAAATTTA encodes the following:
- the CDC27 gene encoding anaphase-promoting complex subunit cdc27 (EggNog:ENOG503NW4C; COG:D), coding for MAPNSATVATLLRQTVHYHLDNFAYDSAIFFAERLQAYDPRSSESAYLLSLCHFRLGDSRSAYEISKPPGLRGVHLGCAFIFAQACFDLEKYKDGITALEKARALWATKCSIGKHSASSRSPYPDGAACSCLLGKLYRALDDKKKAVPCFEEALKANPLMWDAFTALCDMGVDVRIPNVFRFNEPFARNFDLENGTASEPNGPEPLQRKAGIQSTSESDPFDAPRPATYHMDPSRNDLFTEPAPNDLMAKFAAAHSRYNGNQGSRNGSDGMETPTGSAPVGAPEPQVSRLGHPSEPPQAPNRRTRGAQAVEPAIFEPPPRLGGYRLGSKRRERTQEQAADPSTDNWSKPTAISSVTDRKRTASGHPVQPRPANGEEPRRSARLNVLPRPPASRANAGATALGTTATRELRKARPPISRIGRPGAAVVGRVVSGNRKPIEENGMDVDQAEAPRFKEPPPMVQAPPPKMTLVEPEPVKIDEALRWILELLKKMATGYLLSSQFRCKDALAAFLSLPRSHQDTPWVLARMGRAQYEQANYAEAEKLFRRLRMLAPTRHEDMEVYSTVLWHLRKETDLSFLAHELVDAVWDSPYAWCALGNAWSLACDHEQALRCFKRAIQLHPKFAYAYTLQGHEHVENEEYDKALTAYRQAISADKRHYNAYYGIGKVFEKLGNWDKALSHYKAALVIHPDHAVLICCVGTVLQRQKQIGQALPYFSRAVELAPRAPEIRHKKARALMATGQFEEAQQELLVLRDLAPDKAQVHFLLGKLSKLLGDKKLAVRHFTIALSLDPKASSQIKQEIEGLEDDDCIEDSMVH
- a CDS encoding hypothetical protein (EggNog:ENOG503P1FY; COG:S); its protein translation is MLRPTHNIKGLHLLRQRLSTPGPSLAPAQRVIVEQASASFARRFSGGTLKKPQRQPHHRGTGATRDLPGKHIPAMGENTDTLAQVDAPFPLTEVDKWVLSQTDEEFKCHDWDELCVILQNNDLHLLKRKPSDLRRYIKWTTETKAEYGNITNFLITHRLPKAWGKPPFTPASSIPFENPSDYRVLMNDWPYGFAPGISHIVVWTRTPIATDDTVGDMTHQSRKIVADFIKRFFVDRLGPGGEKKVIWFKNWVALQSVRTVDHVHVLVRDVEPQVLEEWSRELECHKA
- the CBR1 gene encoding NADH-cytochrome b5 reductase (EggNog:ENOG503NW9T; COG:C): MSDSLLAKKYVDGIYIPAGLIVLGTAILKREFLHYAVLVAIALGAIKFIRTQPKKVLKPDAFQEFELKEKTIISHNVAIYRFALPNPSDILGLPIGQHISIGAHLPQPDGTTKEIVRSYTPVSGDHQPGYFDLLIKSYPTGNISKHMAGLAVGQTIRVKGPKGAFVYTPNMVRHFGMIAGGTGITPMLQVIRAIVRGRKAGDTTQVDLIFANVTKEDILLKEDLDALTKEDKGIRVHYVLDKPPADWQGGVGYVTGDMITKWLPKPAEDVKLLLCGPPPMVSGLKKTAEALGFKKARPVSKLEDQIFAF
- a CDS encoding hypothetical protein (EggNog:ENOG503P357; BUSCO:EOG092658ZO; COG:S), with the translated sequence MAQKARKDRAKSNVATLNNLHLGSLIVNGLFLLLNFIFRSRSLLTWFVLSLPSFVCQFILEKSGRPTYDPSTKALKSSGEDLAAAGLTEYMFDVVWVTWAAAILVALFGNWAWFLWTIVPAYGLYKGYGMFGAARQMAQLGGSADAGAPAVGNRKQRRAAA